A region from the Halobellus litoreus genome encodes:
- a CDS encoding nucleoside recognition protein, which translates to MQPAGIVESVWPVLVEVAPRVARIAVFIAVGVFLANVAVGFGLVEKIAAFSKYLTRPANLPDEVGTAIVTTAASTTAGYGMLADFRESGRLDDVETLVAVTMNTFFGFVQHIFTFYAPVLIPILGLEVGLLYVGARAAVALGITFAGVLGGAVLLSSARAPATSRSAGSESATDGGLAADGAAAERGDLTTAADIDDDEPPLEVLRTAGEKTWPKLKRIVPRLAVVYVLVTLLVRTQDLESATAIAEPLTTLLGLPAASLFVVGVFAFDTTTGAATIAPMIGSTFTPRTAVATMLLGGIVSFAVSTFKRSIPFQYGIWGPKFGSKVILVNTALKIVFIAAALALLLAPV; encoded by the coding sequence GTGCAACCCGCAGGGATCGTCGAGTCCGTCTGGCCCGTGCTCGTCGAAGTCGCCCCGCGAGTCGCCCGCATCGCCGTCTTCATCGCGGTCGGGGTCTTTCTCGCGAACGTCGCCGTCGGCTTCGGCCTCGTCGAGAAGATCGCCGCGTTCTCGAAGTATCTCACCCGACCGGCGAACCTGCCCGACGAAGTCGGGACCGCCATCGTCACGACCGCGGCGTCGACGACCGCGGGCTACGGGATGCTCGCGGACTTCCGGGAGTCCGGCCGGCTCGACGACGTCGAGACGCTCGTCGCCGTCACGATGAACACGTTCTTCGGCTTCGTCCAGCACATCTTCACCTTCTATGCGCCGGTGTTGATCCCGATCCTCGGCCTCGAAGTCGGCCTGCTCTACGTCGGCGCGCGCGCCGCCGTCGCGCTCGGGATCACGTTCGCGGGAGTGCTCGGCGGCGCGGTGCTGCTCTCAAGCGCTCGTGCGCCCGCCACGTCCCGCTCGGCCGGTTCCGAGAGCGCGACCGACGGCGGACTGGCAGCCGATGGGGCGGCAGCCGAACGCGGCGATCTCACGACCGCCGCCGACATCGACGACGACGAACCGCCGCTGGAGGTCCTCCGGACCGCCGGCGAGAAGACCTGGCCGAAACTGAAGCGGATCGTCCCGCGCCTGGCGGTCGTCTACGTGCTCGTCACGCTCTTGGTCCGGACGCAGGACCTGGAGTCGGCCACGGCGATCGCCGAGCCGCTGACGACGCTACTCGGCCTCCCGGCGGCGTCGCTGTTCGTCGTCGGCGTGTTCGCGTTCGACACCACCACCGGCGCGGCGACCATCGCGCCGATGATCGGATCGACGTTCACCCCGCGGACCGCCGTGGCTACGATGCTCCTGGGCGGCATCGTCTCCTTCGCAGTCTCGACGTTCAAACGCTCGATTCCCTTCCAGTACGGCATCTGGGGCCCGAAGTTCGGTTCGAAGGTGATCCTCGTCAACACGGCGCTGAAAATCGTCTTCATCGCGGCGGCGCTGGCCCTGCTCCTCGCGCCGGTGTGA